The sequence CGGCTGCGGCGAGAGCCCGCCGTCGCGCGCCATGATCCACAGCTCCGAGCTCTGCAGGATGGTGGAGTCCTCGGTGCCGCCGGGGAAGCCCACGCACACGTCCCAGAAGCAGCCCTGCGCGTTCACCACGCCCTGCATGACCACGGCGTGGCCGCCGGCCCGCGTGGTGCGGCTCCAGCAGTCGCGGGCGTGCGCCGGCGGCGAGCGCACGGGGATGTGCAGCGTGTCGATGACGCCCACGCAGTGCGGGAAGCCCCACTTCATGTGGAAGGCGCGCGCGTTCTCCGCCAGCTCCTGCACGCCCGGGTGGTGCATGTAGAGCGGCTTGAGGAGCATGATGATGGCGTCGCACACCTCGCGCACGCACTGGCTGAGGGTGGAGATGCTCTCGCCGAACAGCTCGGCCAGCAGGCTGTAGTCCATGTTGGTGGCCAGCCGGATGAGGGCCACGGCCACGCGCTTCTCCAGCGGCAGGGTGAGCTTGCTGGAGCTGGTGAGGAGGCTGGTCTGGGGGAACTGGGGCTTGAGCGTGTTGCAGAGCAGGTAGAAGGTGTCTTTGCTCACGTGGAACCTCTGGAGCCACTCCTGAGGCCCGAACTCGGCCAGGACCACTCTCTCCCACCAGTCGGAGCTGCTGGAGACATTGGAGAGCTCACTGCATGGGCTGTGCGACGAGGAGACGTGGGAGAGTGAAAGTGGAGTCATCTGacaaaagagaaatagaaaaaggATACATCATCATGACATGGACAGGCTCAAAAACTTGGCAAGTTTCCTGAGGGACCAATACAGTTTAACCGGATGTTGAAATGAAATGTCAATTTCGAGACAGATATCAGCAGTAATGTGATACTAGTCCTTACGATAGCTTCAATAAGCAATAAGAATTTAGTACAGTATGCCGTTCAGTTCATTTTCACATCCTCAAtgagatagcctactgtataattGTTGATAGCCACTCGTAATACTCAATAGTTATCTTACAAGCCAATACTGAGTAAAATCGGTATAAATAATTAGAATGAAAATGACTTGTTACAATAATGTTAAAGTAAATGGCATTTTATTAAGGCTAGGCTTTCCTATCCTAAAGGCTACGTGACGTGATCCAAACACAACAATAAGTGAGATTTTCCAAAGGCTATCATGGCAGTTTTGAGATGATACATTGCAAAGCCCTTTAGATTGCAAACGGATAATGGAACACCACATAGCCCACTTCTAATGTCTAGTAGGCAGTCTAGACGGTTAAACAATCATACCATTTGCATCCGCTCGTATTTGTGGTAGAGGTACCTTCGATGTCTGATTTGTTTATGGATTGCTGTGCGTCTTTCCAGGATAGAATTATTTATCACTTCTTTACGTCTCTTGATGGTAAACATCAACCTCGTCTTTAACCTAGCGAGCGcctcctccttgtccttgtccctATCCTTGTCCATTATCTTTAAAACTTGCTCGATTCTTTAAAGTCTGGCCAAACCGACTTAAACTTATAAACTACTAGCAAGCTGCTCGGCTACTAAAATCGCTGGGCGCGTTCATCCTTGACGTGAGCTACGGCGTTTATATTTTCCTGCCAAAATAAAAGTCTCGGTTTCATGTTATTTTTACGACTTCAACGAACTGGTGCCACCTATCGAGCAAAAAAAGTAATGCCATCTTATCCAAGGGCGTGTTGACGCAGGGTGACGCTGTTGACGCCTTTTCTCGTCTCCCCTTAGGCCTTTTGCAAAGTAGCCTAATCATCatatcagtaggcctaattaaTTAAGCATTAGTCATGAGGTGAGTGATCAAGAGATCATCTGCAAATTGATGGCAATCATTTGATCCCATTTCTCCCTCATTTGACTTCATAAAACCATACagccaagtaggcctacacagaaacaaaacagaatGCTTTCAGTTAGttcttacattacatttaccaAACAGTGTCTGTtgcaaatagcctactgtaggctaacttTGTGTATTTGTCTATCATATGTGGAGTCCTGCAGCCATGATTGTGACAGAGAAGCCTCTTATCTGATCAGAGCTGATTCAGAGGGTGCACACAACATGTACGTAAGGTACGTCAAACAAATTGATGAGAAAATGGGCTTCACAAGAAGGGAATGGTATTTTCTAACTTCCAGGTGAAACTTCCAGTGAAACGCATGCACTCATGCTACATCCATGGTCAATTGCGAAGAGGCAGGCAGGTATTGGAACCCTGTAGGGTGCCAGGTTCTCAACCTCTTTTGGCAGGTGACCCTATTTTGAGGTCACAAAACCTTGACGACCCCAATCATTCACAACATCCTGAGAGTACAGAGTATTGAACACGCTAAGAAAATGCAGTACACCCAGGGTGGCACTATGGCACTGAtaaattcaagggtggcataaGAAAAAACATACAGATGAACATAAATGGGCTGAAGATGTTAAATGAGCATAAATATATTAGTGAAACCATgccatataaatataaatataaatatattagtAATACCACTCATGCACAGAAGAACAAAGAAGGATAAAGACCATACTGTCTCAtcaaatttatttgtatttgattAAAATGCAAATCCAAATAAGTAACCATA comes from Sardina pilchardus chromosome 6, fSarPil1.1, whole genome shotgun sequence and encodes:
- the LOC134082854 gene encoding uncharacterized protein LOC134082854 isoform X2, coding for MTPLSLSHVSSSHSPCSELSNVSSSSDWWERVVLAEFGPQEWLQRFHVSKDTFYLLCNTLKPQFPQTSLLTSSSKLTLPLEKRVAVALIRLATNMDYSLLAELFGESISTLSQCVREVCDAIIMLLKPLYMHHPGVQELAENARAFHMKWGFPHCVGVIDTLHIPVRSPPAHARDCWSRTTRAGGHAVVMQGVVNAQGCFWDVCVGFPGGTEDSTILQSSELWIMARDGGLSPQPPLLLMGQPVGYLLLGDEGYPLHNWLVKNYPASSPQLTPPQLHFNGRLDSCRAVVEHAFRRLRARWQCTHRRSETHLELVPMMALACCVLHNVCEMHGDPFRDEWLDEVRHPECPQPSAPSPAYMDDPNAEQVRSLLCSYFQMQQQGKVPMEPDPIAVGVPLPFPHPYGGPPLGALLNMQ
- the LOC134082854 gene encoding uncharacterized protein LOC134082854 isoform X1, with the translated sequence MDKDRDKDKEEALARLKTRLMFTIKRRKEVINNSILERRTAIHKQIRHRRYLYHKYERMQMMTPLSLSHVSSSHSPCSELSNVSSSSDWWERVVLAEFGPQEWLQRFHVSKDTFYLLCNTLKPQFPQTSLLTSSSKLTLPLEKRVAVALIRLATNMDYSLLAELFGESISTLSQCVREVCDAIIMLLKPLYMHHPGVQELAENARAFHMKWGFPHCVGVIDTLHIPVRSPPAHARDCWSRTTRAGGHAVVMQGVVNAQGCFWDVCVGFPGGTEDSTILQSSELWIMARDGGLSPQPPLLLMGQPVGYLLLGDEGYPLHNWLVKNYPASSPQLTPPQLHFNGRLDSCRAVVEHAFRRLRARWQCTHRRSETHLELVPMMALACCVLHNVCEMHGDPFRDEWLDEVRHPECPQPSAPSPAYMDDPNAEQVRSLLCSYFQMQQQGKVPMEPDPIAVGVPLPFPHPYGGPPLGALLNMQ